The genomic region TTTGCCCAATGCAAGCAGGGGCCTTTCCATAACCACGTTTTCAATGTCACCTTGCTCATGCAGTTGTATTCTCCTGAACACAGAAGTCACCACAAGCAGGTGAGTCACAGTAGCTCAACACTGCCTACCTGTTCCTTGGTGCTAGTCATCTGTAACCTGGAGCAGAGGTCATCCAGCTGCTCCTTCTGCTCATGCCTCCCCAGACGCTCCAGGTATTCCCGCAACATCTGGATAATCTGAAACCCACAGGCATAAAGAGACAGAAATCAGACAGCAGCACCAGACTGGATTGTTTTTACAGGAATAATTAAGTTACAAATGAATTGCCAAGCCCAGCCTTGGTGCGCTGTACACAGCAGAGTACATGACCCACAGGGACACGTACAAAGCAACTGGAGGGCACTAATGGTGGCATCAGAGCCCAGCCTGTCACCAGAGGTGTTGGGGGAAGAGAGACAGACCCAGCTGAAAAAGCACAAGGTCCAGCCCTGCAAGCTCTGACCTATTCTTTACAGCCAGCTATCTTCCCTcactgtgaggagcagggaCCTCCCACTCCAGCAGGATCTGCTTGAGCATCGAGGATGAAAATCCTTGTGGCTCCTGTATTGCTTCTGAAGCAAGGCTCACACCTCGTGCATTTGTGATGCAGCCCTGTGACTCCTTTCCCAACCCATGCCTCTACATACTGGAGCAGGGCAGACTGTGCTAGGAATGCAGAATTCCTGCTGGAACGTGTATGTCATGGCTACAGCCCCATCCCATggcccctctcctgcctgctaGAAGGCATCTGTCTTACACTGTGGTTGAAGAGAGTGCTCCATACAGCCTGCCAAATAAAGACATTCAATGCATCCTTGTCCTACCAGAGCCAAGAGAGGTGCTGCAAAAATTCAGAATAGCAGCTGCGAAAAAGGAAGGTCTCTGAAAACAattggaaaaaaagccaaattctCCCCAGAGAAGCTAAGAGCCTGCAGACAggtctttaaataaaaagtgcaGGAGACTGCTAGGAGCTGCACCACCTTGCCAGAACACAGTGTTGTTTCTTTTACCTGTTTCACTTCAAGGCGTACAGCCTCCAGGCTGTGGGAGAGTCCTTCCTGGAGGATGTTTAGCTTTGATTTAGCGAGGTGCAGCGGGGTCCTACCAGCTCGATCCAGGGCATCAACTCTGGCCCCTGCAAGAGGCACGAGCAAGGACAGAAAGTGAGGGCTGTCTTCAAGAACTTAGTGTTCCTGGGGAGTATCGAgaggggcagggcaggaaagggagaggcTGTAACTGTTATACAGGAAATGTTACCTCCGCGCAGCAGCGTGGTGATGACAGGAACGTGGTTcgtgcaggcagctggggagggaaaacACAGGACAGACAGCTCAGAGGTACTAGCAAACAACAAAGAAGTTTCTGCTCAAGTGTGGAGCTTGACACTTCCCAAAGGGCTCTCTGACATGAGAAACAGACCAACTCCCACGGGTGGCCTCATGCTAAAGCCCAGATATTCTTTCAGGGATGGATGTCATGCTCtttggggctggcagagggagggaaatgGATTTGCTCTACATCTGCGCCTAAAACCTTCATAAAGAGTGAAGCTAACAAAATGCAAAGAGTCCCTCCCAGGTCATTAAAGCTGGGGATGCATCCTGTGATGCACAGGAAGGAGGaaagtgaagaggaaaaaaaaagcaaggcagtGTTCACCTCACCTGATTGCATGCAAAACTCATCTGTGTGGCACTTACCCAAGTGTAAGGGGGTGTTTCCCAGACCGTCTCTCTGGTTTGGGTCAGCCCCATGGTCCAGAAGCAGTTGCActggaaacaagaaaacagaaccTTGTCAGTCCCTTCCTTTTGCCCCACAGGTCAGGCCCAAATGGGATGCAGGTCCACACCTGAGGGACGTTTCTGTTCAGTTCATCATCTACCTCCCAGAAACAGAGGCCAGAAGTTTGCAGAGCAATGCAGAAGGACCTAGCACAAAGCCAGGCAGTGCCACTGACCCTGAAGGGAAGGACTGTGAGTAAGGACACCCCTCCTCCTGCACCAGTACAGCCCtagagctgggagctgctgcaccCCCTTCGGCAGGAGGACACGGCAAGCCTTGGAGCCAGAGTACGGCCGGCAACTTTGCCACCAGGCAGATGGAATGCAGCAATATCTGCCACGTGCTGAACCAAAATAAAGAGCAGCCTTCAAAATCTTTGGCACGGAGAAGCTGTTATGGCAGAACTCCCCCTTCCCCACTTACCAATGTGATCGTTGCCATTGCAGGAGGCAAAGTGCAGGGCTGTGCGGCCTTTGTCATCCGCGGCACAGGGGTCAGTCCCATCCTCCAGGAGTTGCTGCACTGACAATGCCAAGGAGGAGAAAGCAGGTAAGCTGAAGGGGCACCTAATCAGGAAAGGGGTAACACTACCTGCTCTTTCTGCTAGCAGATACTCATTCTGTCAGCTGCCAAGTCAACTGGGCTTGACCCAGAGCTCCAGTGAGCACCCCAGCCCATCAGAACCAGCCTAGGCAGCGTGCCCTCCACGCACTGTTACAACCTTCACCAGGCACTGGCC from Heliangelus exortis chromosome 1, bHelExo1.hap1, whole genome shotgun sequence harbors:
- the ANKRD54 gene encoding ankyrin repeat domain-containing protein 54, whose product is MEGGSGAAAAPDGEPEPEPEPESEPGAGLTLGPVPGAPLGYLHVLWQREEPTGKIPARRLRRAARLHRRLGPTGKESHALKRLREAANSNDLDTVQQLLEDGTDPCAADDKGRTALHFASCNGNDHIVQLLLDHGADPNQRDGLGNTPLHLAACTNHVPVITTLLRGGARVDALDRAGRTPLHLAKSKLNILQEGLSHSLEAVRLEVKQIIQMLREYLERLGRHEQKEQLDDLCSRLQMTSTKEQVDEVTDLLASFTSLSLQMQMEKR